Sequence from the Ancalomicrobiaceae bacterium S20 genome:
CGGCAACGAGCATCTGTCCTCGCTCAAGCAGGACTACCTCGAAGATCTCGGGCGCGTGACCGGCCTCGGCTATGCGCGCCTCGGCCGCGACGACCTCGCCGGCGCCGTCGCGCGCTTCGCGCGCGCCCTCCCGGCCAACGCGGCCGCCGACCTCCGGCCGCTGTTCGGCCTCGCGGCCTTCGCCGCGCTCGTTCTCGTCTATCTCGTCGCGCCCCTCGCCGCCGTCACGGTTCGCCGGCGGCGGCGCGGCGCGCCCCGTTCCATCGCCTCCCGAGGAGCCCCCGCATGATCGCCCGCCGCCATTTCCTCTCGCTGATGACCGCCTCCGCCGCCGTCGCGCTCGTCCGCCCGGCCCGCGCGCACGGACCGACGCCGCAGAAGGTCTCGCAGACGATCACCATCGCCGCGTCGCCCGATGCGGTGTGGAAGTTCGCCGGCGACTTCGGGCTGATGTCGGTCTGGCACCCGATGGTGCAGTCGAGCCGGGTCTCGAACGGCAACACGCCGGGCTCCGAACGGGAGCTCGAACTCGAGAAGGGCGTGCTGATCGAGAGCCTCGACGAATACGACGCCAAGCAGATGCTGATCGCCTGGCGTCTGTCGAAGGAGAACGTCGAGGTGATGCCGGTGTCATTCTACTCGAGCTCGATGACCGTGAAGCCGTCCGGCTCCGGCTCCGAGGTCGAGTGGGACGCGCGGCTCTATCGCGGCGACACCGGCAATTTCCCGCCCGACGAACTCAACGACGAGGCGGCCGTCGCGGCGATGACGGCCTTCTACAAGGCCGGGCTCGAAGGGCTCAAGGCCAAGGTGGAGAAGAAGGGATGACCAGGCTCCTCCACCGCCGCCAAATGCTCGCCGGCCTAGGTGCCGGCTTCGGTGCCGGCCTCGCGGGCGCGCTCCTGCCGCGCGGCACGGCCCATGCCGCCGCGCGCCCCGGCGCGGGGCTCGTCGCCGTGACGCTGCAGGACCGTGGCGTGATCGCCCTCGTCGATCCGGTCGCGGCGACGGTGGTCGGCGAGATTGCGGTCGATCGCAAGCCGGTCGGCGCCGTGCCGTCGCCGGATGGCGCAAGGCTCTATGTCAGCCATCCGGAACTCGGATCGATCACGGTGATCGACATGGCCGTGCGCGCGATCTCCGGGCGGATCGTGACCGGCGGCACGCCGTTCGGTCTCGAGATCGCGCCGGACGGCCGCACGTTGTTCGCGACCGACTGGACGCGCAACGCCGTGCTGCGTTTCGACATCGCCGCGCATCTCGGCGCCGCGGCGGACGCGAGCGTCGGCACCGGGCGCGGCCTCGCCCTGGTCGGCAAGGCGCCGGCCTGGCTGAAGCTCGACCCGGCGACCGGCCTCTTGTTCGTCGCCGCGCGCGAGGCCGATCGCGTCGACGTCGTCGATGCCCACGGCTTCTCGAAGATCGCCGAGATCCCGACCGGGCGGGCACCCTTCGCGGTCACGCTCGACCGCGCCGCGCGCCGCGTGCTGGTCGGCAACGTGCAGAGCGCGGACGTGACCACGATCGACGCCGACCGGCTGGTCGCGACCGGATCCTTTGCCGTCGGCGCCATGCCCTATTCGCTCGCGGTCGCGCCTGCGGACGGCCTCGTGCTCGTCGTCAGCCAGACGCCGGGCGTGCTGCAGTTCTTCGAGCGCGGCAAGCCCGGCCTCGCCGCCCGCCGGACCGCGCGGCTCGGCCGCTATCCCGAGGGGATGGCGATCGTCGCCGACCGGGCGATCGTCGCGAACTGGTTCGACGACACGGTTTCCATCATCGCGCTCGGCGACGGCCGCGAGATCGCCCGGCTCAAGGTCTCCGGCGGACCGCGAATTGTCACAGCAATGTAATTACAGAAAGATCGATTGAATTAGACGAGCCATGGAAGTACATTTGAATGACTTCACCATAACAAGATAATAAGATGGAACGGGCGATCGTGATTGCTGAGAGTTTCATAAAGAGGGGATTCTCTCTTCTTGTACTCGTCGCGGCGGTCGCACTCTGCTCCGGTTGCTCGGATGAGACAGCCGAACCGCAACAGACTGCCGAACAGCGTTCGGTCGTCCGCGAGACCGCCAATCGGGAACGGATCTGGCTCGACCTGCACGACGGCACCGATCCGAGCGTCTGGCTGGCGAGCCGCGAAGCCGGCCGCGACCTCGACGAACACGATCCGGCCGTGGTCCGCGCCGACGCGATCCTCGACGGCGCCTCGCCGCATTTCATGGAAACCCAGCGCATGATCGCCAATCGGGCCGTCCAACTCTCCGCGATGCTCGCCGCGATCCATGTGCGCGAGACGCCGACCGAGCTGGTGCAACGGATCGACAGCATCCAGACCAAGGTGGGCGGCAAGGGCTACTTCGGCGACCTCTGCCAGCATTATTTCAATATCCGCTCCCAGGGCATCGGCGCGGAGGCCGCGGTAGCGACGCTCACGGGCAAGGCGGGAGGCGTCCAATGACGGCGGGGATCGGACGGCGATCGCAGGCGGCCGCCCCGGACGGCGCCGCGCGGAGCCTGTCGCTGCGGCGGCGCATGATCGGCGCGCTCGCGCTCGTGCTCGCCGGCGTGCAATGCGCGACGGCGCTGATCGTGATCGTCAATGCCCGCGTCGCGACGCGGCAGGAGATTTCGCGCGGCATGGCGGCGGCCGAGCATCTGGTGCGCGAGGCCGCCGCGCGCGTGGTCGCCAACCAGGGTGATCTCGCCGGCTTCCTCGATACGCTCGCCCGCGGCTCGATGCCGATGCGCCATGTGGTGATCACCGCGGCCGATCTGCGCCAGGCGGTCCCGGGGCATCACCCGAGCCGCTGGTGACGCCCGCGCTCGCCGCGCCGGCGCGAGCGCAGGATACCGAAGCCGCACCCGACTGGTTCTACGATTTGATCGCGCCTGAACGGGAGGAGCGCCAGATCGCGCTCAATGCCGCCGCCCAGAAGATCGCCGTGATCACGGTGGCGAGCCGGGCGCAGGACGAGGTCGACGAGGTCTGGTCGGACTTCGTGTCGCTGATGTCACTCGGCTGGGGCGGCTCGGCCGCCGCGATCCTGGTGCTCTGGCTCGTGCTCGGCCGGGTGTTGCGGCCGCTGACCCACCTGACGGGCGCGCTGCGCAGGCTCGAGGAGGCCGACTATGCCGCGCGGCTGACGCCGGTCGGGACGACCGAGATCGATGCCGTGATCCAGCGCTTCAACAGTCTCGCCGGCGCGCTCGCCGCCGCGCGCGGGGAGAACGAGCGGCTCGCCCGGCGGCTGGTGTCGATCCAGGACGACGAGCGTCGGCATCTGGCCATGGAACTGCACGACGAGGTCGGGCCGTGCCTGTTCGGCATCAAGGCCAATGCCGATTCGCTCGCCAACCTCGCCGACGAGGTGCCGGCACCGCATGGCGACCGGATCCGACAGCGGGCCGACCAGATCGTCACCGTGATCGACGACCTCCAGGCGGTGAACCGCTCGATCCTGAAGCGGCTGCGGCCGATCGCGCTCGGCCATGTCGCGCTCGAGGATCTGCTCAACGATCTCGTCGGCACAACCCGCCGCATAGCGCCGGAGGTCGAGATCCGGCTGGCCGTGGAGGCCACGCGGCGGCGCTTCGGCGACGACGTCGACCTCACGGTCTACCGCTGCGTCCAGGAGGGGCTCGCCAACGCGCTGCGCCACGGGGCGCCGAGCCGGATCGAGATCCGGATCGCGCCGACGCGCGAGGGCATCGTGCTCGACATCGCCGACGACGGCAGCGGCCGCGATCCGGCCGCCTCCTACGGTCTCGGACTGACCGGCATGGACGAGCGCGTACGCGCGCTCGGGGGCACGCTCGCGGTCGCGACCGGGCCGGCGGGCGGCACGCGCCTCACGGTCCGCATTCCGGTCTCCCCGCCCTCCGAAGCCGAGACGGCGGTGCTGCGGCGGAGTGCGGCGGAATGACGAATGTTCTCGTGGTCGACGACCATCCGATCGTGCTGCAGGGCTGCCGGCGCGTGCTCGAGGATCTCGGCGCCTGTTCGATCCGCGAGGCGAACACGCTGCCCTCGGCCTATCGCACGTTCCGCAAGATCAAGCCGGACCTGATCATCATCGATCTCGGCATGAACGGCCGGCCGCTCGGCGGCATCGACCTGATCCGCCGGCTGCGGTTCGAGGACCGCGACTTCGGCATTCTGGTCTTCAGCATGCACAACGATCCGACCATCGTGCGCCGGGCGCTCGACGCCGGCGCCAATGGCTACGTGATGAAGGACTCGCCCCCATCCGAACTGCGCGAGGCGATCGAGAAGGTGCGCCGGCGGCAGTCGTTCCTGAACCACACGCTGGCGCTCGAAGTCGCGCTGCTCGGCGTGCGCAACCACCCGGATCCGCTCGACGACCTGACGCCGCGCGAATTGCAGGTGCTGTCGCTCCTGGCGGAGGGCCACCAGTACGGCTCGATCGCCGAGACGCTGGACGTCAGCTACAAGACCGTCGCCAACACCTGTTCGCAGATCAAGGCCAAGCTCGCGGTGACCACGTTGCCGCAGCTGATCCGCAAGGCGGTCACCCTGATGGGCACCGAGGCCAGCGAGACCGGGGGCGCGCGCGGCGGCCGACCCCGATCGAGGGCCTCGTGACCACGGCCGCCCCGCGGCGATCGGCGCCGCCCCGTCGGCGCCGACGGACGAGCCCATCCAAGATCAACAATCCCGGGAGGATGCCATGACGCGAGGTTTCGCGATCGCCTTGACCTGTCTCGCCACACTGGTCGGCTTCACGACCACGACCGGTGCCGAAACGCTCATCGACGCGCGGCAGCGCCTGATGCGCGACATGCAGGAGGCGCAGAAGACGCTGCGATCGGCCGCCGACGGCTCGGCGACACTCGATGCCGACCGGGTCAAGGCCGAGGTCCGGCGCATCGTCGAAGCGGCCGAGACGCTGCAGAACCTGTTTCCCGAGGGCACGCTCGACGATCCGAAGTCCAAGGCACTGCCGGCGATCCTGGCCGGCAAGGCCGACTTCGACGCGCGGCTCCAGGATACGCAGCGCACGGCGCTGATGGTGCTGTTCGCCCAGCCGCAAGGCCAGAAGGCGCTCGCCTACGCCGTCTCCGACATGAACGCCACCTGCGACGGCTGCCACACGCGCTACAAGCAACCGGGCCAGTGAACCCGAGTCCCGACGCCGCCCGACCGTCGGTGCCCGATCGCGCCGTTCGTCCTTGCGAAGCCTGACGGCGGGCGGGCCGGCGATTGCCGGATGTTCCCGAAGTCTTTGCCGTCCTTCCGGATTTTGCTTGCCCTCGCGCACCGGTACACGGGAGGGGTGGGCCCTGTGCCCAGGCTCTGACGGAGGCGCGCATGGGACCCGAGATCATCGTCGTCGAGGACGATCCCGACATGTGCTCGGTGATCGAACGCGGCCTCGGCCAGGGTCTCGGGCGGGTCCAGGGCTTCCAGACCGCGGCCGAGGCGCTCGCCGCGAGCGCCAAGGGTGAGCCGAAGGCGTTCCTGATCGACGTCGTGCTGCCGGACCTCGACGGCTTCACCCTGTGCCGGCGCCTGCGCGAGCGCGGGTTCGGCGGAGCGATCATCTTCGTCAGCGGCCGTAGCGGTGCGCAGGATCGCTCGCGTGGCATCGACGCCGGCGCCGACGACTACGTGGTGAAACCCTTCACGCTCGGCGAACTCGAAGACCGCGTCCGCGATCAGCTCGGGCGGAAGGACCGCGCGCAGGCGGCGCCGGGCACCATGTCGGGCCGGTCCGGGATCGTGCTCGACGTCGCCCTCCAGATCGCGCGCTGGCAGGACCGAACCGTCGTACTGACCGCGCGCGAAACCCTGCTGCTCGCGGCGCTGCTGCGCTTCGGGCCGGATCGGTTCGTTACGCGCGAAGAACTCTATGCCGAGGTGTGGGGCGAGGAGACCGGCGGCGCGCTCAACGCGGTCGACGTCTATCTCGGCTACCTGCGTACCAAGCTCGCCCGGCTCGTTCCCGGCGGGCAGACGCTGATCCAGACCCTGCGCGGCCGTGGTTTTCGCCTGCGCGACGCCGTCGCCGGATCCAGATTGTCGAAATCGGCGCACTGACATCGACCACAGCCATGGAGACGAGCCGGCGGATGCCCATTCGCCGGCTTTTCCATGCGCGCGGTCCGAAAGCAGCATGGCCTCGCCTTGCTGGTCATTCACGCGTCGACGCCGAACGCGCTCCGGCACTGGGCAGGATTTGCCGGTCGGCCCCGGTCGCCGCCGCGAGGGCCGCTCCGCGACGGTCCGTATCGGCCGTCGTCGACCGGCGGACGTTTACCTTAACAACCCGTGTCCGATTGCATTCCTGCCCCTTTCGGGCAGTCCTGCCCTCATGGCGACGACGTCGCGTTACTCCTCAATGCCGCATTTTACCTTAAGTTAACTCAGAAAATTTGAGGCAATTTTTGCCTATTTATGGCGCATGTTGGCGCGCCTATAACCAAAATACTCTTCAGTACCCAACAGGCAGTCCTCGCACGCCATGTATCAGATACTGATCATCCTGAGTATTATTGCGTCGATGGCCGCAGTTATTGCGATCCCCGTCGGAACGAATTCTCAAGTCGCGCTTGCCGCGGCTGCCTGTCTCAGCATGATCGCCCTGTTCAATTTCAGGACATCGAAGACGCTCCGGGTTTTGTTCGTGTCGGTCGGCATGCTCGTCGTGCTGCGCTACCTCTACTGGCGCACGACCTCGACCCTGCCGCCCGCCGGCGACTGGGCCAATTTCGTGCCCGGCGTGCTGCTCTATGGTGCCGAAGTCTTCTGCATCCTGATGATGTTTCTCTCGCTGTTCGTCGTCATCGATCCGCTCGAGCGGCGGTCGCCGCGCCTGCCGGCGGACGATCGGTTGCCCAGTGTCGACGTGCTGGTGCCGAGCTACAACGAGAGCGCCGATCTGCTCGCCACGACGCTCGCGGCGGCGAAGGCGATGGACTACCCGGCCGATCGGCTGACCGTATACCTGCTCGACGACGGCGGCACGGACGAAAAATGCGCCAGCGCCGATCCGATCGCGGCGGCGGCGGCCCGGCAGCGCCGCGCCGAGCTCGAGGGCATCTGCGCCGAACTCGGCGTCGTCTACCACGCCCGCGCGGTCAACCGGCACGCCAAGGCCGGCAACCTCAACGCCGGCCTCGCCCGCTCGACCGGCGCGCTCGTGGCCGTGTTCGACGCCGACCATGCGCCGGCGCGCGAGTTCCTGCGGCTGACCGTCGGCCACTTCCTCGAAGATCCGCGGCTGTTTCTGGTCCAGACCCCGCACTTCTTCCTCAATCCGGACCCGATCGAGAAGAACCTCGCCACATTCGCAAGCATGCCGTCCGAGAACGAGATGTTCTACGACGTGGTGCAGCGCGGCCTCGACAAATGGAACGCCGCGTTCTTCTGCGGCTCGGCGGCGCTGCTCAGCCGAGCCGCCTTGCAGGAAGCCGGTGGCTTCTCGGGCCTCACCATCACCGAGGACTGCGAGACGGCGCTCGAACTGCATGCGCGCGGCTGGACGAGCCGCTACGTCGACACGCCGCTGATCGCCGGCCTCCAGCCCGAAACGCTCGACAGCTTCATCGGCCAGCGGTCGCGCTGGTGCCGCGGCATGATCCAGATCCTCCTGATGAAGAACCCGCTCCTGAAGCGCGGCCTCGGGCTCGCGCAGCGGCTCTGCTACCTGTCGACCGCGATGTTCTGGCTGTTCCCGCTGCCGCGGCTCGCCTTCATGGTGGCGCCCCTCTGCTACCTGTTCTTCGGCGTGAAGATTTTTGTCGGCAACGGTGAAGAATTTCTCGCCTACACTGCCAGCTATCTGGCGGTGTCGCTGATGCTGCAGAGCTATCTCTACGGCAGAGTGCGCTGGCCCTGGATCTCGGAGCTTTACGAATACATCCAGTCGGTCTATCTCGCCGGCGCGATCGCGAGCGTCATCGTCAACCCGAAGAAGCCGACATTCAACGTCACCGCCAAGGGCGTGACGCTGGAAGAAGACCACATCTCGGTCGTCGCCCGCCCCTATGCACTGATGTTCGCGCTGCTCCTCGCCGGCCTCGCCGCGACGGTCTGGCGCTACGACGCCGAGCCCGCGACCAGCGACCTGACGCTGTTCGTCGGCGCCTGGAACCTGTTCAACCTCGTGATCGCCGGCACGGCGCTCGGCGTGGTCATCGAAAAGCGCGAACGGCGGCGCAATCCGCGGCTCGCCATTGCCCGCGACGGCGTGATCCTCGTCGAGGATCGAGAGATCCCGGCCCGGATCGAGGACGCCTCGATCGGCGGCGTGCGTCTGCGGCCCGTGACCACGGATCTGCCGCGGCTGACGTTCGGCATGACCGCGCGGCTCCGCGTCGCCGGGGCGCCGCACACTCCGGAGACGCTGATGCGCGTGCGCCGGATCGACACCGACCGGCAGGGCACGATCCTCGGGCTCGAATACGCGGTCGCCGACACCGCGCATTTCCGGGTCGTGGCCGAACTGATGTTCGGCGAGGCCTCGCCTTTCGCCCGGTTCCGGGCCCTGCGCCGGACCGGCAAGGGTGTGCTGGCCGGCAGCCTGCACTTCCTCTGGCTCGCGGTGCGCGAGGCCTGGCGCGTCACGCGCTTCCTGGCCGTCGCCCGCCTCGGCTTCGGAGAGGCAGGTGAGCGTCCGACCAAGGCGCACGGCGCTGCGCAGGCCCCGGCCCGGCCGCAGCCCCCCTATCCCCCGGATGCGGGCGGCGTCTTCGTCACGGGCGAGGCACCGGCGGCGCCAAGACACTGACCGCCACGTCCGACCGCAATTCCCACGCAACCACCGTCGGCCGCGCCCAGGCGCTCGGTCCTCGACGAACGCCCAGCGGGAGCGTGCAGCCATGAAGATGCCGATCGCCCTCGTCTGCCTGACGGCCGCCACGATCGCCGGGCCGTGCTTCGCCGTATCGGCAGCCGCGGCCGAGCTTCGCCCGGCGCCGCGCGCGATCGGCGGCATGCCCGTCCGCCAGATCGGAGGGCGCCCCAACCTGGCACGTCCGGACCCGGCACATCCGGACCCGGCACGCCCCGCTTCCGGCAAGCTCAGGCTCGCCGCGGCCGTCGAGCCGACGCCGCTCGACGCCGGCGCGCCGGGCCCCAACCGGGACGCCGAACCGCCGCGCATGCTCCGCCGCCTGCCGGCGGTCGCCGGCGGCTGGCGGCTCGCCGGTGAGATCGATCGACGCGAATGGGTGGTCCGCCTCTCAGAGGCCGAGGCCCGGCGCCCGGCCCGACTGCAGATCGCGCTGCGCTCGGCGGTGTCGGTGATGCCGGAGGGCTCGCGGATCGCCGTCGCCGTCAACGGTACGCCGCTCGGCGAGATCGTCGTCGGCGGGCGGATGGAGGCCCCGGCGCGGCTCGACATCCCGGCCGGGCTGCTCGCCGCCGGGGCGAATGTCGTCACCGTCGAGGCGAAGCAGCGCCACCGCGTCGACTGCTCGATCGACGCGACCTACGAACTGTGGACCGAGATCGATCCGACGCTGTCCGGCCTCTCCTTCGAGAGCCCAGCGACGCCGGCGGTCGCCGGAACGCGGCTCGATCTCGCCGAGCTCGCCACGCTGTGGCCGAACGAACGCGGCGAGACCCGCATCACCGCGATCCTGCCGCCCGGGGCCGGTCAGGATCTCGCCGAGGCGGCGCTCGGCACCGTGGCGCGCGTGGCCTTGATCGCCGGCGCCGACCATCCGGTCGCGGCGATGGCGACGGCGCCGGGGACGGACCCGGCATCGACGTCCATGTCGGCACGCCGCTGCAACTGGCGCCCGCGGCTGGTGCCGCCGCGCCCGAACTCGGCACCGCCACGCTCTACAGCGGCACGGCCGAGGGGCGTTTGCGCCTGCTCGTCGCCGGGCGGACGCGCGCGGACTTCGAACGCGCCTTCGCCACGCTCGACCGGCTCGCCGAGACGGTCGCCGGGCGCGGGCAGCCGGCCGCGATCCCGGCCGCGGCGCGCGCCGGCGGCCTCAGGGTCGAACCGGAGCGCCGCTATCGGCTGAAGGACTTCGGCCTTCGCTCGACGGTCTTCGACGGTCGGCTCTACCGGGTGGCGTTCGACATGCAGCTGCCGGCCGACTTCTACCCGGCCGACACCGACAAGGTGCGGATCGGCCTCGAAGGCGGTTACGCGGCGGGCCTCTCGCCCGACGCCCGGATCGCCGTGCTGGTCAACGGCCTCACCGTCTCGGTGCTGCCGATGCCGGATCCACGCGGCCAGATCTTTGCCGATCGTCCGCTGCTCCTGCCACTCGGCGCGTTCCGGCCGGGGCTCAACCGCATCGAGATCACGGCCGCCGTGCCGGCGCCCGCCGACAAGACCTGCGACACGGTCGCCGATCGCGGCCGGGATCGGTTCCTGAGCCTCGCGGAAACCAGCATCACCATTCCGCCGTTGCCCCGGATCGGCCAGGTGCCCGAACTCGCCGGGCTGTCCGGCATTTCGGCGACCGGCACCGGCGCGACGATCCATGTCCCGCATCCGGACCTCGATACGCTCTCGGCGGCGGCGACGCTGGTCGCCCGCCTGACGGTCACGGCCGGCCGACCGGCGAGCTGGCCGCTCCGGTTCGGCAACCCGGACGAGGAGGCCGGAGCTTCGATCCTGATCGGGGCGGCGCCGGACATCGGCCCCGGCATCGCGGCACCCTATGGCGCCCTCGTCGGCGAGACGCTCGCCCGGTGGGCGAGCCAGCCGCCAGCGCCGGCGCCGAACGTCTCGGGCGGCACCATGCGACCGACGCCGCTCGATCGCCGCATCGCCGCGCTCGCCTCGGGCGGACGGGCCGGCACGGACCCGATGACGACCGGCAGCATCCTTTCGCGCGCGATCGGCACGGCCGGCAGCGACGATCCCGAACGCTCCTCCGAAAGCCTGCGCGAGCGCTGGCGCGCCACGGCGACCCGCTCCGGCCTCATCGATGGCTGGATCGCCTCGGCCGCGCGCCTGCTCGGCGGCATCGGCGCCAGCGACGGTCAGCGCGCCGCCGACGTCCGACCGCCCGCGACCGCGACCCTGATCGTGGCGCAGACCGCCGCGCCGGATCGGTCCGCCGGCTGGACGCTGGTGACGGCACCGACCGCCGCCGGACTGTTCGATGCCATCGCCGACGCGACGGCGCCGGACGCCTGGCTGCAATGGCACGGCGCGGCCCTCGTCGTCGACGGCGCGGACGCATCGCTGACCGCGGTGCCGGCCGCGCGCCCGACCCTGATCGCCTCCGGGCCGTGGAGTGCCGGTAACGCCCGGCTCGTGCTGGCGGCCTGGCTCTCCCGCAATCCGCTCGCCTACGCACTGGCCGGGCTCGTCGCCGCGATCGCGGCCGGGCTGGGCATCGCCGGCGCGCTCGCCCGCTCCGGACAAAGGGCCTGATCATGCGCGCTTCCCTCGCCACCACCGCTGCGACCCTTGCTCTCGTGGTCTTTGCCGCCCCGGCGCTCGCCGCGGGCGAGCGGGGCACGTCCCCGCCGCGCCGCATCGCCGGGCTCGACCCGGCCGCCGCCCCGGAGGCCGCGCGCGCCAGTGCGGCCGGCGGCGCGCCGACGATCGATACCAGCGCACTCGCCTATTACCTGCAGCAGAACAATCAGACCCGTGCGCAGGCGGAGATCCGCCGCCTGCGCCTGCTGCATCCCGGCTGGGAGCCACCGGCGGATCTCGCCTCGCTCGCCGATCCCTCGGGCGACGTACAGCCGCTCTGGCAGATGTACGGCGCCGGCCGCATCGACGAGTTGCGCGCCGAGATCGCGCGGCGCATCGAGCGGGGCTGGCAGCCGCCGCCGGAGCTCGTCGCCAAGCTCCGGCTGCGCGAGACGCGTCGCAGCCTGATCGAGGCCTCGGACGCGCGGGCCTGGGCCACCGTGATCGACCTCGCCGCGCGCAATCCGGACCTGGTGACGACCGACGATCTCGATCTCACATGGCGGGTCGCCGAGGCCGCGGCGCGCACCGGCGACAGCCGGCGCGCCGCCGAACTCTATCGTCTGATCCTGACCAACGAGACCCGCGCACCGGAGCGCCTCGCGACCGTGCAGAAGGCCGGCGAGGTGCTGTCGGACGCCGATCTCGAACCGCTGATCGCGCTCGGCAATCGCCGCGCCGACGGCAGCGGCGAGTTCGACGATATCCGCCTCGACCGCCTGCGGCGGCGTATCGGGGTGGCGCTCGGCGGGGAGCGGTCGAGCGGCCCTCCGAGACCGAGCTGGCGCCGCTCGAGGCGGCGACGCGCCGGCGCCGCAGCGCGGGCGATGCCGCGCTGATCGGCTGGTATCGGTTCGGACAACAGTCGTTCGAT
This genomic interval carries:
- a CDS encoding cytochrome c translates to MTRGFAIALTCLATLVGFTTTTGAETLIDARQRLMRDMQEAQKTLRSAADGSATLDADRVKAEVRRIVEAAETLQNLFPEGTLDDPKSKALPAILAGKADFDARLQDTQRTALMVLFAQPQGQKALAYAVSDMNATCDGCHTRYKQPGQ
- a CDS encoding response regulator transcription factor gives rise to the protein MGPEIIVVEDDPDMCSVIERGLGQGLGRVQGFQTAAEALAASAKGEPKAFLIDVVLPDLDGFTLCRRLRERGFGGAIIFVSGRSGAQDRSRGIDAGADDYVVKPFTLGELEDRVRDQLGRKDRAQAAPGTMSGRSGIVLDVALQIARWQDRTVVLTARETLLLAALLRFGPDRFVTREELYAEVWGEETGGALNAVDVYLGYLRTKLARLVPGGQTLIQTLRGRGFRLRDAVAGSRLSKSAH
- the bcsA gene encoding UDP-forming cellulose synthase catalytic subunit yields the protein MYQILIILSIIASMAAVIAIPVGTNSQVALAAAACLSMIALFNFRTSKTLRVLFVSVGMLVVLRYLYWRTTSTLPPAGDWANFVPGVLLYGAEVFCILMMFLSLFVVIDPLERRSPRLPADDRLPSVDVLVPSYNESADLLATTLAAAKAMDYPADRLTVYLLDDGGTDEKCASADPIAAAAARQRRAELEGICAELGVVYHARAVNRHAKAGNLNAGLARSTGALVAVFDADHAPAREFLRLTVGHFLEDPRLFLVQTPHFFLNPDPIEKNLATFASMPSENEMFYDVVQRGLDKWNAAFFCGSAALLSRAALQEAGGFSGLTITEDCETALELHARGWTSRYVDTPLIAGLQPETLDSFIGQRSRWCRGMIQILLMKNPLLKRGLGLAQRLCYLSTAMFWLFPLPRLAFMVAPLCYLFFGVKIFVGNGEEFLAYTASYLAVSLMLQSYLYGRVRWPWISELYEYIQSVYLAGAIASVIVNPKKPTFNVTAKGVTLEEDHISVVARPYALMFALLLAGLAATVWRYDAEPATSDLTLFVGAWNLFNLVIAGTALGVVIEKRERRRNPRLAIARDGVILVEDREIPARIEDASIGGVRLRPVTTDLPRLTFGMTARLRVAGAPHTPETLMRVRRIDTDRQGTILGLEYAVADTAHFRVVAELMFGEASPFARFRALRRTGKGVLAGSLHFLWLAVREAWRVTRFLAVARLGFGEAGERPTKAHGAAQAPARPQPPYPPDAGGVFVTGEAPAAPRH
- a CDS encoding response regulator transcription factor; the encoded protein is MTNVLVVDDHPIVLQGCRRVLEDLGACSIREANTLPSAYRTFRKIKPDLIIIDLGMNGRPLGGIDLIRRLRFEDRDFGILVFSMHNDPTIVRRALDAGANGYVMKDSPPSELREAIEKVRRRQSFLNHTLALEVALLGVRNHPDPLDDLTPRELQVLSLLAEGHQYGSIAETLDVSYKTVANTCSQIKAKLAVTTLPQLIRKAVTLMGTEASETGGARGGRPRSRAS
- a CDS encoding sensor histidine kinase — translated: MTPALAAPARAQDTEAAPDWFYDLIAPEREERQIALNAAAQKIAVITVASRAQDEVDEVWSDFVSLMSLGWGGSAAAILVLWLVLGRVLRPLTHLTGALRRLEEADYAARLTPVGTTEIDAVIQRFNSLAGALAAARGENERLARRLVSIQDDERRHLAMELHDEVGPCLFGIKANADSLANLADEVPAPHGDRIRQRADQIVTVIDDLQAVNRSILKRLRPIALGHVALEDLLNDLVGTTRRIAPEVEIRLAVEATRRRFGDDVDLTVYRCVQEGLANALRHGAPSRIEIRIAPTREGIVLDIADDGSGRDPAASYGLGLTGMDERVRALGGTLAVATGPAGGTRLTVRIPVSPPSEAETAVLRRSAAE
- a CDS encoding cellulose biosynthesis cyclic di-GMP-binding regulatory protein BcsB — its product is MRLLVAGRTRADFERAFATLDRLAETVAGRGQPAAIPAAARAGGLRVEPERRYRLKDFGLRSTVFDGRLYRVAFDMQLPADFYPADTDKVRIGLEGGYAAGLSPDARIAVLVNGLTVSVLPMPDPRGQIFADRPLLLPLGAFRPGLNRIEITAAVPAPADKTCDTVADRGRDRFLSLAETSITIPPLPRIGQVPELAGLSGISATGTGATIHVPHPDLDTLSAAATLVARLTVTAGRPASWPLRFGNPDEEAGASILIGAAPDIGPGIAAPYGALVGETLARWASQPPAPAPNVSGGTMRPTPLDRRIAALASGGRAGTDPMTTGSILSRAIGTAGSDDPERSSESLRERWRATATRSGLIDGWIASAARLLGGIGASDGQRAADVRPPATATLIVAQTAAPDRSAGWTLVTAPTAAGLFDAIADATAPDAWLQWHGAALVVDGADASLTAVPAARPTLIASGPWSAGNARLVLAAWLSRNPLAYALAGLVAAIAAGLGIAGALARSGQRA
- a CDS encoding SRPBCC family protein, producing MIARRHFLSLMTASAAVALVRPARAHGPTPQKVSQTITIAASPDAVWKFAGDFGLMSVWHPMVQSSRVSNGNTPGSERELELEKGVLIESLDEYDAKQMLIAWRLSKENVEVMPVSFYSSSMTVKPSGSGSEVEWDARLYRGDTGNFPPDELNDEAAVAAMTAFYKAGLEGLKAKVEKKG
- a CDS encoding YncE family protein, whose protein sequence is MTRLLHRRQMLAGLGAGFGAGLAGALLPRGTAHAAARPGAGLVAVTLQDRGVIALVDPVAATVVGEIAVDRKPVGAVPSPDGARLYVSHPELGSITVIDMAVRAISGRIVTGGTPFGLEIAPDGRTLFATDWTRNAVLRFDIAAHLGAAADASVGTGRGLALVGKAPAWLKLDPATGLLFVAAREADRVDVVDAHGFSKIAEIPTGRAPFAVTLDRAARRVLVGNVQSADVTTIDADRLVATGSFAVGAMPYSLAVAPADGLVLVVSQTPGVLQFFERGKPGLAARRTARLGRYPEGMAIVADRAIVANWFDDTVSIIALGDGREIARLKVSGGPRIVTAM